In Drosophila teissieri strain GT53w chromosome 2R, Prin_Dtei_1.1, whole genome shotgun sequence, the following proteins share a genomic window:
- the LOC122613696 gene encoding probable splicing factor, arginine/serine-rich 7: MRDRDRRDRDRDRERDRDRDRDRERDRERDRDRRHRSKSPSRSSRQISKPKKKKSKKSKKYSRRSRSSSRSSSRSSSSSRSSSRSRHSKSRSRDHHKSRSTSQRKTRGPSSESNSRSATTPAAAPVKAIDLLDTKVQKALETIDEDTFKPASFFSSRDTKESSEKVIIDLNNETVTVANKPAIAVRNEDVIFHPNFLGDPDHKAEKWLRKLYNYRQKYMQE, translated from the exons ATGAGGGATCGAGACCGCCGGGACCGAGATCGTGACAGGGAGAGGGATAGAGATCGGGATCGAGACCGAGAAAGGGATAGAGAGCGGGACCGCGACAGGCGACACAGGTCCAAGTCgcccagcaggagcagccggcAGATCTCAAAACCGAAGAAGAAAAAGTCCAAGAAGTCGAAAAAGTACTCGAGAAggagtcgcagcagcagccgcagctcCTCGCGaagctcctccagcagcaggagcagttcCCGCAGCAGGCACAGCAAGAGCAGGAGTAGGGACCACCACAAATCGCGCTCTACTTCGCAAAGGAAAACCAGGGGTCCAAGTTCTGAAAGCAACTCCCGATCCGCAACCACACCCGCAGCTGCCCCCGTGAAGGCCATCGATCTGTTGGACACCAAGGTGCAAAAGGCGCTCGAGACCATAGACGAGGACACGTTCAAACCGGCGTCCTTTTTTAGCTCCAGGGATACAAAGGAGTCCTCCGAGAAGGTGATCATAGATCTGAACAACGAAACGGTCACAGTCGCCAACAAGCCAGCCATTGCAGTCCGAAACGAAGATGTAATATTCCATCCGAAC TTCCTGGGCGACCCCGATCATAAGGCCGAGAAGTGGCTGCGCAAGCTCTACAATTACCGCCAGAAGTACATGCAGGAGTAG
- the LOC122613697 gene encoding 39S ribosomal protein L41, mitochondrial, which yields MNNCIKVVPIALRCQQRTISTSSVLEGKRNFRKFNAYNKRGTRVVKEAQKTLANPPVAIHKRGVRDTGILVDGQYVEIPEKIPDIIVPDLTSCKLKPYVSYKAPDVVQSEFTSLDLFNAVYSQKIIEDFKAGKLQADGSAKEPSVNEQLTPEEALQRARKTGSDIF from the coding sequence ATGAATAATTGTATTAAAGTAGTGCCCATTGCACTTCGGTGCCAACAAAGGACCATCAGTACTTCATCCGTGCTGGAGGGCAAGCGGAACTTCCGTAAATTCAACGCATACAACAAGCGCGGGACGCGCGTGGTGAAAGAAGCCCAGAAAACGCTGGCCAATCCGCCGGTAGCTATTCACAAGCGCGGCGTACGCGACACGGGCATACTTGTTGACGGGCAGTATGTGGAGATTCCCGAGAAAATTCCGGACATCATTGTGCCCGATTTGACCAGTTGTAAACTAAAGCCATACGTGTCCTACAAGGCGCCGGACGTCGTCCAGTCGGAGTTCACTAGCTTGGATCTCTTTAATGCCGTCTACTCGCAGAAGATTATCGAAGATTTCAAGGCGGGCAAACTGCAGGCCGACGGCAGTGCCAAGGAGCCCTCGGTCAATGAGCAACTGACTCCAGAGGAAGCCCTGCAACGTGCTAGAAAGACGGGCAGCGATATATTCTAG